CCACGAGAACGTTCCTCTCTTTGTGCTCGGGTCGGCGCTGGATCTCCAGGCCGACACAGAGCGAATGTCCCGACGATGACGTGTCACACAGGACCAAGGTCACGTTTGACGGGACCAAAGGCACGCCGGACTCCGGCGGGCGGGTGATGCGCGGGGAGCATATGGTGGCCGAGCGGCATACCGGAGACCACCATGACGTCAGCCAAGAAGACATCCGTCGATGTGGAACAGTGCCTGCTCCTCACCGGCGTGGGCGGTTTCGACTGGGACCTGAAGACCGGCGCGCTGGGTCTCGACGCCGGTTCCCTCGCGGTGCTCGACCTGCGCCCCGAGGAATTCAACGGCCTGGTGACCTGCCTGACGAAGCGCATCCCTCCCGAGGAGGCCGTGCGCATCAACTACGCCGTCACCGAGGCCGTCGCCTCCGGAGAGGACCGGTACGGCGTCTACTTCCGGGCCCGGCGCAGGGACGGCACGATCCACCTCGGCCACGCGCGCGGACGCATCGTCCGCGACGGCGAGGGCCGCGCCGTGCGCGTCCTCGGCGTCCTGCGGTCGGCGTCGGAGGACGGGGCGGAACTCGCCGCCATCGACCCCAGGGAGGAACGCCGCCAGGGCATCGCCCTGATGGTGCAGGGCACCACCCAAGCCCTCTCGCGGGCCGTCACCGTCGACGACGTGGTCGCCGTCCTGTCCGGCGCGAGCGGCCTCGACCGATTCGCCGCCGACGGACTCGTCCTCGGTCTCGTCGAGGGGGACAAGCTGAGGCTGATCGCCCTGGTGGGCCAGACGATGCAGGCACTCGACGAACTCAAGCTGCACAAGGTCGACGAGTCCCAGCCGCTGGCCGAGGCCGTCATGACGCGACAGCCCCGCTTCGTCGCCTCGCTGCCCGACCTCGCGCGCCGCTTCACCCGCCTGCGCCCCTACATCGAGCACATGCGCCTCGACTCGGCGGCGTTCCTGCCGCTGGTCGCCCAGGACCGTGCCATCGGCGGACTCGGCCTCTTCTACCGGGGCCGCAAGGACTTCACCGACGCCGACCGCAACCTCTGCATCGGGCTCTCCGGCATCGTCGCCCAGTCGCTGCAGCGCGCCATGCTCTTCGACGAGGAACGGGACCTCGCCAAGAGCCTCCAGGCCACCATGCTGCCGCGCGGGGTGCCCGCCGTCGCGGACTGCGAGGTCGCCGTGCGCTACCACGCGGCGTGGGGCGGCCGCGACGTCGGCGGCGACTTCTACGACGTCGTCGCCCTGCCCCGCGGCCGCATCGGCCTGGTCGTGGGCGACGTACAGGGGCACGACACACACGCCGCGGCCATCATGGGCCAGCTGCGCATCGCCCTGCGCGCCTTCGCGGGAGAGGGCCATCCGCCGGGCACGGTGCTCTCCCGCGCCTCGCGCTTCCTCGCCGAGCTCGACACCGAGCGCTTCGCCACCTGCACGTACGCCCAGTTCGACCCCGCCACCGGCATCGTGCGCGCCGTCCGCGCCGGACACCTGCCGCCCCTCGTGCGCCACGTGGACGGCCGGGTGGGCGTGCCCCGGGTCCCCGGCGGGCTGCCCCTCGGCCTGGCCACCGAGTTCGGCATGGAGGACTTCCCCGAGGTGCGCCTCGACCTGGTGCCGGGCGAGACCATGGTGCTCTGCACCGACGGTCTCGTGGAGGACGCCGCCCTCGACGTCGAGACCGGCATGGGCAACCTCGCCGATGTGATGCGCCAGGGACCCGAACGCGCCGAGGCCCTGGCGGACCACCTCTCCGAGGCGCTGTGGGAGCGGTGGGGCACGAGCGACGACGTGGCCCTCCTCGTCCTGCGCAGACTGCCCGACCCCGGAACGCCCCAGGAGCCGCGCATCCACCGGTACGTCCACCAGGCCGACCCGGAAGGGCTCGCCGACGCGCGGGCCGCGCTGCGCGAACACCTCGCGTCGTGGGGGTTCGGCGCCGTCGCCGACGACGTGGAGGTCGCGGCCGGCGAACTCCTCGTCAACGCCCTGGTCCACACCGACGGGGGCGCCATCCTCACCCTGGAGGTGCTCTCCGGGCCGCCGCGCCGGGTCCGCCTGTGGGTGAAGGACCGGTCCAGCGACCGCCCCCGCAGGAGGTCCCCCGCCGAGACCGCCACCTCCGGGCGCGGGCTTCTCCTCGTGGAGGCGGTCGCCTCGTGCTGGGGCGTCGAGCCGCGCGGCGAGGGCAAGGCCGTGTGGTGCGACTTCGCCGTACCGGACACCTGACCGCTCGCGCGCCCCGCCCCGTCACGCCGACGGCACCGTGTCCTCGAACGCCTTGCCCGCCGCCCGGTAGCCGGCGACCTTCGCCGAGACCTGCGCCGGGGTCAGCACCTGGTCCTTGACGTGCAGGACGTAGTCCACCTGCTGGTCGTACGAGCGGGGGGTGGTGCTGGACTGGCCCGCCAGGTCGATCAGCCACTGGTTGAAGTTGATCGACATCGGCCGCTCCGGCAGGTACGCGGCGTCGTGCGTGCCGAACGACTGGCCGTCGACGTAGTAGCGGATGGCACTGTTGTCGATGGTGACCACCAGGTCGTGCCAGCCCGCGTAGCTCCGCCGGCTCTCGGTGTGCTGGTTGACGGCCTGCCACGGGTCGGGGTCGTACGTCTCCCACGACGTCGTGTACAGGATGTTCGAGGGCTCGCCCCAGCCGCCGTTGGGCAGGTACTCGAAGTCGTACTCGGCGTAGTCGTCGGCCATCGGCGCCTTGAGGTCGTTGATGGTGAAGAACGTCTGCACGAGGTGGTCGCCGTCGGGGCCGCTGCGCGGGGCGTCGCTGAACTTCACGCGCGCCGCGTACGTCCCGTTCTTGAATTTCGTCGCCTTGGTGAGCACTTCGGTCTGCTCGGTGCTCGCGCCGGTGCCCGCCGTCGACGTCTCCAGGTTCATCACCGTGTTGCCGCCCGACGACGCGAACGTCACGTTGCGCGGGTCCCAGGTGGCGCCGGGCACGCCGGGACCGCCGGAGTTGGAGCGCACGTTCCAGCCGTTCGCCGCGATCTTCGGGTCGTCGTACGCGCTGTAGGTGAAGTCGTCGAACAGGGTGGCCCCGTCGCCGGGCGGGTCGGTCGGATCGGTGGGGTCGGTCGGGTCGTTGCCCTCGGGTGCCGTGCCCCAGACCGTCGCGCCGTCCAGCTGCGCGGTGACCTTCGACCAGTTCGCGTACGTGGACTGCGCGGCGCCGAAGGAGTAGTCGTCGGACTGGTTCAACGGCTGCCAGTCGGCGCGGTGGAAGCGCAGTTGGAGGTCACCGGTGTCCGCGCCGGCCGCCAGCGATCCGGCGCCCGGTGCGAACCCGATCTCCAGGTAGCGGTCGGCGGTCGCGGTCGGCTTGGCGAGCGTCCCGAACGTACCGGTGACGTTGCCGCACCCCTTGACCGCCCACGAGCACGCGAAGCGGTAACTCGGGTTGCCCGCGTCCGACTTGAAGTAGTAGCGGATCTTCACGCCGCTGAGTGCCACGCCGGAACCACCGGTGTTCTTCACCTTCAGCCACGGCTCGGCCTGATCGCTCCCGGTGGCGCCCGTGTGGTACTGCACGGTCAGGTCGCCGACGGCCGCGACGGCCGGTGAGGGGAGCGCGAGCAGGCCCGCGCAGCCGAGTGCGGCCGCGACGGCACAGGTGAGGGACCGCTTCGCCGAACGGGTGAGCGTCTTCCTTCTCATGCCGGTTCCTTTCTCAGGACTGTCCCTCTGCGGGACGGTGGGGGAGGGGGACGTACGGATCGAGCGGGCCGTGGCGCACGCCGAGCGCGGCGAGCCGGGCAGCGTGCGCGCGCAGCCGCCCGTGCACGCCGGGCCAGGGCGCGGCGCCGTGCCAGGCACGGTCCGCGAGCGCGCACAGACGCGGGAAGACAAGACGGTCGACGTGGTCCGCGGTGGGCGCGAACTCGGTCCACAACTGCGCCTGCATGCCGAGGAGTTCGCCGGTCATCGCGGTGTCGTCCGGCGGTTCGTGGCCGTGCACCGCGCGCAGGTCGACCAGCGGTCCGGGCTGCGCCTGCGGCTCGGCGGGGTCGGCCGACTGGGCGTAGTCGAGATAGGCGGCCCGGTGGTGGCAGCTGATGACCCGGTGCCCCTGTTTCAGGGCGAGGCGGGTGTGCTCGGGGTCGCGCCACGCCATGACGGTGAACTCCGACGGCAGCCCCTCGCCGCTCTCCGCCCACGCGGTCGGGACGCGCCCGCGCCCGACGAGGTGCGCCCCGATGCGGCCGAGGAACCAGCCGCGCAGCGCGGCCGTGTCCGGCAGGCCCTCGGCGGCGGCCCGTGCGCGTGCCGCCGGGCTCGCCGCCCACTCCGTGGTGGGGCACTCGTCGCCGCCGATGTGGATGTGCGGGGACGGGAAGACGTCCATGACCTCGTCGAGGACGGTACGGCAGAAGTCGAGCACCGGCTCGTCGACGGCGAGGACGGTGTCGCAGACGCCCCAGTCGGTCCACACGGCCAGCCGCCGCGCGGGGACGTTGCCGAGCTCCGGGTGGGCGGCGAGGGCGGCCCGCGTGTGGCCCGGCATCTCCACCTCCGGTACGACAGTGACGCCCCGCGCCGCGGCGTAGGAGACGAGGCCGGTCAACTCGGCCCGGGTGTAGGCACCTTGATGAGGGATGCCGTCGTGGACCGTGCTGCCGGCCGGGCCCACCATCGACTGGGCGCGGCGGCCGCCCACTTCGGTGAGCCGGGGATACGCGGCGATCGGCATCCGCCACCCCTGGTCGTCGGTGAGATGCAGATGCAGCACGTTGAGCTTGTGCAGGGCCAGCAGGTCCACGTATCTGCGCAGCTCTGCGACCGGCTGGAAGTGGCGTGCGACATCGAGCATGAAGCCCCGCCAGGCGTGCCGGGGGACGTCGGTGATCTCCGCACAGGGCAGCTCCCACGGAGTGCCGCGCCTGGGCCGTCCCGCGAGGGCCTCGGGCGGCAGGAGCTGACGGAGCGTCTGGACGCCACGGAGCAGCCCGGTGAGGTGGGCGGCGCGCAGAAGCAGCGCGTCAGGGCCGACGGTGAGGCCGTACCCCTCCTCGCCCAGGCCGCGCAGCTGCGGATCGAGTGCGAGGACGAGCGGCCCGTCGGGGGAGGTCGGCAACCGGAGCCCGGTGGCCGGGGCGAGCAGGGTGCGCAGCAGCGCGGCGGCGGGTTCCGCGCCCGCGGAGACACGTACGGCGGTGTGGCGGTTCAGGGTGAAGTGGCCGGGACGCCAGGAGAGGTGGGTGGGCAGGGGGACCAGGGAGGGGCGGGGTGCGGGCACGGCGGGGCCTCCAGAAGGCGGACGGGTCGGTCCTGGGCGGCGGCTGGGTCAGCCCTTCACGGCATCAGCCCTTGACGGCACCGGCCGCGAACCCCGACGTCACCTGCCGTTGCAGCAGCAGGAAGACGACGAGCGCGGGCAGCGCGAACAGCGTGGAGGCGGCCATCGTGGCGCCCCAGTCGGTGCCGAACGTGTTCTGGAACGAGGAGAGCCACACCGGCAGCGTCCGGTGGTCCTGCTGCTTGATGATCAGGAAGTTGGCGTACGCGAACTCGTTCCACGCCGTGATGTAGCCGAACAGAGAGGTCGCCATGAGGCCGGGCGCGAGCAGCGGGAACGCCACGTGCCGGAACGCGCCGAGTCGCGTACAGCCGTCGACCTGCGCCGACTCCTCCAGCTCCGGCGGGATCGTCGCGATGAACCCGCGCAGCACGACGATCGTGAACGGCAGCGTCATCATGAAGTAGACGAGGGTCAGCGTCGGCAGCCGGTCCAGCATGTCGGTGTCCCGCGCGATGATGTACACGGGAATGATCAGCGACTCCCACGGTGCCATCTGGGCGACGAACACCATCAGCAGGAACTGCCGCCGGCCCCGCCACCGCATCCGGGCCACCGCGAACGACGCGCCCAGCGCCACGACCAGCGCGAGCAGCACCGCGCCGAGGGTGACGAGCACGCTGTTGCGCCAGAACAGTCCGAACCCGTCCGCGTCGACGGCCCGCCGGAAGTGGTCCAGCGTCCAGCTCTGCGGCAGCAGACGGGGGTCGTCGGACTGGATGTCACGGGACGGCTTGAACGAGGTCGTGACCATCCAGTACACGGGGAAGAGGCACACGATCACCGTGACCGCCGCGCCGAGGTGCAGGGGCAGTCGGCGCAGTGCGCGCGAGGTCGTCACAGCTCGGCCTCCTGTCGGAACATCTGCCGGAAGTACAGGACGAGCACGCCGGACATGAGCAGCACCGTCACCATCGAGGCCGCCGAACCGAGGTCGTAGTGCTGGCCGGACAGGGCCGTCTGCACCGCGTACACCGGCAGGATCGTCGTCGCGTCGCCGGGGCCGCCGCGCGTCATCACCCAGATCTGCACGAACGCCTTGAACGTCCAGATCACCTCCAGCGACAGCACCAGCATGAAGATCGGGCGCACGATCGGCAGCGTCACCGAACGGAACACGCGCGCCCCGGACGCCCCGTCGATGCGCGCGGCCTCGTACAGCTCGCGCGGCACGGTGGTGAGCGCCGAGTACAGCGTGATCGCGGCGAACGGCACCGACTGCCACACCACGAGCAGCACCAGGATCGCGAAGGCCGCAGGGCCGTGCGCCAGCCACGGATACCCGTCGAACGACGCGAACCCCAGGCCGGTCAGGGCGTGGTTGACGATCCCGAACTCCGAGTGGAACAGCCACTGGAACACCGTCGTCGCCGCGACCACCGGCATCGCCCAGGCGAGCACGAGCGCGCTGAGCACCGCGGCCCGCCAGACCCTGCCGAGCCGCTCCACCATGAGCGCCACCAGCGTCGAGAGCACCATGATCGAGGCGACGCAGATCGCCATGAAGACGAACGTGCGGCGCACCACCGTCCAGAAACGGGGGTCGGACAGCAACGTCGTGTAGTTGTCGAATCCGGTGAACCGCGCGTTGCCCAGGATCAGTTCGCGCAGTCCGAAGTCCTGGAACGAAATGAGGACGGCGCGCGCCAGCGGATAGAGCAGCAGGTACAGCATGCCGAGGACGGCGGGCGCCACCAGGAGGTACGGCCAGGCACCGGACGTCGTCGTGCGGCGCGTGGGACGCGCCGGGCGCCTGGGCGGCCGGGTGAGGCGACGGGGCTCGGTCCGCTCGCGGACGACCGACACGGCACCCGCTCCCTACTTCATCGCCGAGGTGATCGCGTCGGACGCCTTCTCGGCCTCCCGCGCGGGATGTCCGCCGGTCAGGACGGCCGTCATGTAGTCCTTCACGGGGTTCTTCGCCTCGACGGCGGCCCAGCCCGGTGTGTTCGGCGTGGCATGGCCGACGGCCGCGCCCACCGCCATCGCCGAGGCGCCGGGGTCCTCGGCGACGGCGTCGGCGAGGGTCGTCCTGTTGGGCACGTAGCTCATGGCGACGGCGAGCTTCTTCTGCCAGGCGTCGCCCGTGAGTTCCTTGACGAAGGTGTACGCGGCGTCGTGGTGCTCGGCGACGGCGGGGATCACCAGGTCGGAGCCGCCGGTGAACACCGCGCCCGGCTTGTCGGCGGTCTTCCCGGGGATGGGGAAGAACCCCAGCTTGCCCTTCAGCTCCGGGTTGTTCTGCGCGACGACGTTGGCGCCGCCGGGCGTGTTGATGATCTGGGCCACCTCGCCCTTGGCCATCACCTCGGCCTGCGGCGGCTGCGCCTCGTCGGAGTCCTTGGGGCCCTTCCCGAGCGCCTGGAGCTTCTTGTAGAAGGCCATGCCGCGCAGCGCCTCGGGTGTGTCCAGGGCGCCCCGCCAGGTCCCGTCGGACTCGGTGGCGAGGTCGCCGCCCTCGTCCCAGATGAAGCCGGAGAGGGTGTACCAGTTCTGGCCGGGGAGGTAGATGCCCTGCCGGCCGTCCTCGTCGAGCTTCCTGGTCGCCGCGATCCACTGGTCGCGGGTCTTGATCGCGTCGGCGTCGATGCCCGCCTTCTCGAACAGGTCGGTGCGGTAGACGACGACGCGGTTCGCCGCGTAGAAGGGGATGCCATACTGCTTGCCCTCGTACGCGCCCGGCTCGGCGAGGCCCTTCAGCCAGTGCCTGCCGCCGAGGTCGTCGACCTTGTCGCTCAGATCGAGCAGGCCGCCGCTCTGGGCGAGCTGGGCGACCTGTGTGTTCCCGGTCTCGATGACGTCGGGCGCGTCGTTGCTGGCGAGTGCGGCGGTGACCTTCTCGCCGATGCCGTCCCACTCCTGGATCTGCACCCGTACGTCGATGTCGGGGTGCGCGGCCTCGAAGCCCTTCTCGAAATCCTTCTGGAACGCGGCCGAGACGCTGTCGCGCATCAGCCACACGTCGAGGGCCGTCCGCCCGCCGTCCCCGGAGACCCCGTCGCCGGATCCGGACGGACTGCAGGCACTGAGCCCGGCGGCCGCGACGAACGCGGACAGGCCGGCGAGCAAGCGGAGCTTCACGGGTCACCTCTGGGCGTCGGACCTGACCAGTTGGAGAACTGGTCAGGTGACCTCTGGTGATGGAGAAAGGTGGCATGGACCAATCGAAGCGTCAACCCCCTGGTGAATGCTGGTCAGTTGTCGATCTCCGAGACCTTGTGGTCAACTGGTCAGGCAACTGGTCGTGTGGGGTGAGGGGGCTCGTTCGGTGACTGCCGAGAAGAACACGAAGGCGCCGGGCGCGGTGCTCAAGCGCGAGCGGGTGCGCGACCACATCCTCGAACTCATCGAGTCGCAGCGGCCCGGCGACCCGATCCCCTCCGAGCGCGCCCTCTGCGCGGACCTCGGGGTGTCACGGCCGACCCTGCGCGCGGCCGTCGACGAACTCGTCGCCGCCGGTCTTCTCGTACGCGAACACGGGCGCGGCATGTTCGTCGCACCCCAGAAGATCACCCAGGAACTGGTCTCCCGCGAACAGGCGCTGTCGGTCCCGCCGGCCGCGGGAACCTGGTCGAGCAGGCTCCTGGAGTTCACCACCATCCCGGCCGGGGCCCGCGTCGGCCGCAAGCTGCGCCTGTCGCCCGCCGCCCCGATCGTCTACGTGGCCAGGCTCCGGCTCGTCGACGGCACCCCGATGGCCATCGAGCACCTGCACATCCGCGCCGACCTCGTCCCCGGGCTCAGCGCGCAGGAACTGGAGAGCGGGGACCTCTACCAGCACCTGCGCGAGCACCACGACGTACACGTCCGCGAAGCCGTGCAAGCCATCGAGCCGACGGTGGTCACCCGCGCCGAGGCCGAGCTCCTCGACGTACCGGAGCTGTCCCCCGCGCTGCTCTTCGAACGCCTCACCTCCGACACGGCGGGGCAGCCCGTCGAGTACGTGCACTCCCTGTACCGGGGCGACCGCTACCGCATCGTCTCCCGCCTCACCCTCGGCCCCGCCGCGACCACCGCCGAGCCCCTGCCCGGCCACCACCCCGGCATCCCGCCCGGCGACTTCGCCCACCGCGACACCGTCGCCTCCTCCACCCGGGGCGACGTCCAGCAGGCACCCTGAGACAGGCCCGCCGGACCGGCCTGCGCCCGACCGGGCCCGGCCCTGGATACCGTTCCGCCATGGCCGACTACCGCATCGAGACCGTACGCAACGGCGAACGCGACTGGACCGCCCGCAACGACCGCGGCGCCGAGGTCCGCATCGCCGCCGCCGACAACCCCGACGCCCAGCCCTCCTTCACCCCCGTCGAACTCCTCCTCGCCGCGCTCGGCGGCTGCGGGGGACTCGTCGTGGACCGCACGGCCCGCACCGTCGACCACGACGCGTTGCGCGTCGTGGTCGATTCGGTGTCCCGGCCCGAGGACGACGGCCGCGTCGGCGTCGTCCGCGTCTCCTACGAACTCGACCTGCCCGACGGCGACACCCGCGCCGCCGAGGCGCTGGAGCGCGCCATCCGGCTGACCCACGAGAAGTACTGCACGGTCAGCCGCACCGTCGAACACGGCGCCCGCGTCGAGGCGCTCGGCCCCGACGGGACGACCCTGTTCGCCGGAGGGTGACGGCTGATCAGGACACCGGCTCCACCCACACGTTCCGGAACCGGACCTTGTTGCCGTGGTCCTGGAGCCGGATGGCGCCGGCCGCCGCGGACTCGGCGTCACCCGCACCGGTCGGTCCGTCCACGGCCACGTCGTCGTGGACCTTTTGACCGTTCCAGACCACGGTGACGCGGGCATCCGACGTCTTCTTGCCGTCCGCGTCGAAGC
The window above is part of the Streptomyces venezuelae genome. Proteins encoded here:
- a CDS encoding SpoIIE family protein phosphatase, which translates into the protein MTSAKKTSVDVEQCLLLTGVGGFDWDLKTGALGLDAGSLAVLDLRPEEFNGLVTCLTKRIPPEEAVRINYAVTEAVASGEDRYGVYFRARRRDGTIHLGHARGRIVRDGEGRAVRVLGVLRSASEDGAELAAIDPREERRQGIALMVQGTTQALSRAVTVDDVVAVLSGASGLDRFAADGLVLGLVEGDKLRLIALVGQTMQALDELKLHKVDESQPLAEAVMTRQPRFVASLPDLARRFTRLRPYIEHMRLDSAAFLPLVAQDRAIGGLGLFYRGRKDFTDADRNLCIGLSGIVAQSLQRAMLFDEERDLAKSLQATMLPRGVPAVADCEVAVRYHAAWGGRDVGGDFYDVVALPRGRIGLVVGDVQGHDTHAAAIMGQLRIALRAFAGEGHPPGTVLSRASRFLAELDTERFATCTYAQFDPATGIVRAVRAGHLPPLVRHVDGRVGVPRVPGGLPLGLATEFGMEDFPEVRLDLVPGETMVLCTDGLVEDAALDVETGMGNLADVMRQGPERAEALADHLSEALWERWGTSDDVALLVLRRLPDPGTPQEPRIHRYVHQADPEGLADARAALREHLASWGFGAVADDVEVAAGELLVNALVHTDGGAILTLEVLSGPPRRVRLWVKDRSSDRPRRRSPAETATSGRGLLLVEAVASCWGVEPRGEGKAVWCDFAVPDT
- a CDS encoding cellulose binding domain-containing protein, with the translated sequence MRRKTLTRSAKRSLTCAVAAALGCAGLLALPSPAVAAVGDLTVQYHTGATGSDQAEPWLKVKNTGGSGVALSGVKIRYYFKSDAGNPSYRFACSWAVKGCGNVTGTFGTLAKPTATADRYLEIGFAPGAGSLAAGADTGDLQLRFHRADWQPLNQSDDYSFGAAQSTYANWSKVTAQLDGATVWGTAPEGNDPTDPTDPTDPPGDGATLFDDFTYSAYDDPKIAANGWNVRSNSGGPGVPGATWDPRNVTFASSGGNTVMNLETSTAGTGASTEQTEVLTKATKFKNGTYAARVKFSDAPRSGPDGDHLVQTFFTINDLKAPMADDYAEYDFEYLPNGGWGEPSNILYTTSWETYDPDPWQAVNQHTESRRSYAGWHDLVVTIDNSAIRYYVDGQSFGTHDAAYLPERPMSINFNQWLIDLAGQSSTTPRSYDQQVDYVLHVKDQVLTPAQVSAKVAGYRAAGKAFEDTVPSA
- a CDS encoding beta-N-acetylhexosaminidase; this translates as MPAPRPSLVPLPTHLSWRPGHFTLNRHTAVRVSAGAEPAAALLRTLLAPATGLRLPTSPDGPLVLALDPQLRGLGEEGYGLTVGPDALLLRAAHLTGLLRGVQTLRQLLPPEALAGRPRRGTPWELPCAEITDVPRHAWRGFMLDVARHFQPVAELRRYVDLLALHKLNVLHLHLTDDQGWRMPIAAYPRLTEVGGRRAQSMVGPAGSTVHDGIPHQGAYTRAELTGLVSYAAARGVTVVPEVEMPGHTRAALAAHPELGNVPARRLAVWTDWGVCDTVLAVDEPVLDFCRTVLDEVMDVFPSPHIHIGGDECPTTEWAASPAARARAAAEGLPDTAALRGWFLGRIGAHLVGRGRVPTAWAESGEGLPSEFTVMAWRDPEHTRLALKQGHRVISCHHRAAYLDYAQSADPAEPQAQPGPLVDLRAVHGHEPPDDTAMTGELLGMQAQLWTEFAPTADHVDRLVFPRLCALADRAWHGAAPWPGVHGRLRAHAARLAALGVRHGPLDPYVPLPHRPAEGQS
- a CDS encoding carbohydrate ABC transporter permease, whose amino-acid sequence is MTTSRALRRLPLHLGAAVTVIVCLFPVYWMVTTSFKPSRDIQSDDPRLLPQSWTLDHFRRAVDADGFGLFWRNSVLVTLGAVLLALVVALGASFAVARMRWRGRRQFLLMVFVAQMAPWESLIIPVYIIARDTDMLDRLPTLTLVYFMMTLPFTIVVLRGFIATIPPELEESAQVDGCTRLGAFRHVAFPLLAPGLMATSLFGYITAWNEFAYANFLIIKQQDHRTLPVWLSSFQNTFGTDWGATMAASTLFALPALVVFLLLQRQVTSGFAAGAVKG
- a CDS encoding carbohydrate ABC transporter permease: MSVVRERTEPRRLTRPPRRPARPTRRTTTSGAWPYLLVAPAVLGMLYLLLYPLARAVLISFQDFGLRELILGNARFTGFDNYTTLLSDPRFWTVVRRTFVFMAICVASIMVLSTLVALMVERLGRVWRAAVLSALVLAWAMPVVAATTVFQWLFHSEFGIVNHALTGLGFASFDGYPWLAHGPAAFAILVLLVVWQSVPFAAITLYSALTTVPRELYEAARIDGASGARVFRSVTLPIVRPIFMLVLSLEVIWTFKAFVQIWVMTRGGPGDATTILPVYAVQTALSGQHYDLGSAASMVTVLLMSGVLVLYFRQMFRQEAEL
- a CDS encoding extracellular solute-binding protein; its protein translation is MKLRLLAGLSAFVAAAGLSACSPSGSGDGVSGDGGRTALDVWLMRDSVSAAFQKDFEKGFEAAHPDIDVRVQIQEWDGIGEKVTAALASNDAPDVIETGNTQVAQLAQSGGLLDLSDKVDDLGGRHWLKGLAEPGAYEGKQYGIPFYAANRVVVYRTDLFEKAGIDADAIKTRDQWIAATRKLDEDGRQGIYLPGQNWYTLSGFIWDEGGDLATESDGTWRGALDTPEALRGMAFYKKLQALGKGPKDSDEAQPPQAEVMAKGEVAQIINTPGGANVVAQNNPELKGKLGFFPIPGKTADKPGAVFTGGSDLVIPAVAEHHDAAYTFVKELTGDAWQKKLAVAMSYVPNRTTLADAVAEDPGASAMAVGAAVGHATPNTPGWAAVEAKNPVKDYMTAVLTGGHPAREAEKASDAITSAMK
- a CDS encoding GntR family transcriptional regulator → MTAEKNTKAPGAVLKRERVRDHILELIESQRPGDPIPSERALCADLGVSRPTLRAAVDELVAAGLLVREHGRGMFVAPQKITQELVSREQALSVPPAAGTWSSRLLEFTTIPAGARVGRKLRLSPAAPIVYVARLRLVDGTPMAIEHLHIRADLVPGLSAQELESGDLYQHLREHHDVHVREAVQAIEPTVVTRAEAELLDVPELSPALLFERLTSDTAGQPVEYVHSLYRGDRYRIVSRLTLGPAATTAEPLPGHHPGIPPGDFAHRDTVASSTRGDVQQAP
- a CDS encoding OsmC family protein, whose protein sequence is MADYRIETVRNGERDWTARNDRGAEVRIAAADNPDAQPSFTPVELLLAALGGCGGLVVDRTARTVDHDALRVVVDSVSRPEDDGRVGVVRVSYELDLPDGDTRAAEALERAIRLTHEKYCTVSRTVEHGARVEALGPDGTTLFAGG